From the genome of Mixophyes fleayi isolate aMixFle1 chromosome 2, aMixFle1.hap1, whole genome shotgun sequence, one region includes:
- the ACOT9 gene encoding acyl-coenzyme A thioesterase 9, mitochondrial isoform X1, with product MLLTFRLGVTCQMSRFLSRSLMTASTMYSKDRLPDMSEGCIPVHVNDVRDKLREIVGVSTNWRDHVQAMEERKTLQSLLANRQEDLPPRRMKDSYIEVMLPLGSQPQLREKYLNVYSNVRFGRILEDLDSLGVLICYTHAKSESLRTSPLSIVTALVDKIDLRQQLISPDCDIKLTGHVSWVGKTSMEVKMHMLQLHGGVYSPVLEATFVMVARDPENRRPAFVNPLVPDGAEEEHLLKQGELNKHRRIEFSTASLLKMAPTAEERKTVHDMFLNTLDTKTVSFRSRVLPSNSVWMEDAKLKGLEICHPQQRNIFNRIFGGFLMRKAYELGWATACSYGGSRPYVVAVDDIMFQRPVEIGSLLFLSSQICYTENNYMQIRVHSEVSDPITREHHTTNIFHFTYMSDKDKEVPQIVPKTYGESMLYLDGKRHFNAAVQSRNGQSRSL from the exons aCTTGGTGTGACCTGTCAGATGTCACGATTTCTCAGTAGATCTCTGATGACAGCTAGCACAATGTACTCTAAGGACCGACTACCAGACATGAGTGAAG GATGCATACCTGTCCATGTGAATGACG TGCGTGATAAACTGAGGGAAATAGTTGGAGTCTCTACAAACTGGAG AGATCATGTACAAGCCATGGAGGAAAGGAAGACTCTACAGTCCCTACTAGCCAACAGGCAAGAAGATCTTCCCCCACGCAGGATGAAGGACAGTTACATCGAAGTTATGTTGCCACTTGGTAGTCAGCCGCAGCTGAGGGAAAAATACCTGAATGTATACAGCAATGTCCG GTTTGGTAGAATACTTGAAGATCTGGACAGCTTGGGAG TTCTCATCTGTTACACTCACGCAAAGTCTGAATCCCTTCGCACGTCTCCTCTGTCAATAGTCACTGCCTTGGTGGACAAGATTG ATCTTCGTCAGCAATTAATTTCTCCTGACTGTGACATAAAGCTGACAGGCCATGTGTCCTGGGTTGGGAAAACATCAATGGAAGTTAAAATGCACATGTTACAg CTCCATGGTGGTGTTTACAGTCCAGTGCTAGAGGCAACCTTTGTTATGGTGGCCAGAGATCCCGAGAATAGGAG GCCAGCATTTGTTAATCCATTAGTTCCTGATGGAGCAGAAGAGGAACACCTTCTCAAGCAAGGAGAAT TGAACAAGCACAGGAGAATTGAATTCAGCACCGCATCATTACTGAAAATGGCTCCAACAGCAGAAGAACGGAAGACTGTACATGACATGTTTCTGAACACATTAGATACAAA GACAGTGAGCTTCAGAAGTCGTGTTTTGCCTTCTAATTCAGTGTGGATGGAAGATGCCAAACTCAAAGGCTTGGAAATCTGTCACCCTCAG CAAAGGAATATATTCAACAGAATCTTTGGTGGCTTTCTAATGAGGAAAGCATATGAATTGGGATGGGCTACTGCATGCTCCTATGG TGGTTCTAGACCTTATGTTGTAGCTGTTGATGACATCATGTTCCAGAGGCCGGTGGAGATTGGATCTTTACTGTTCCTGTCCTCTCAG ATATGTTACACAGAGAATAATTACATGCAGATCAGAGTACACAGCGAAGTATCGGATCCCATCACCAGAGAGCACCACACAACCAATATCTTCCACTTTACCTACATGTCAGATAAAGATAAAGAAGTGCCACAAATTGTTCCAAAGACATATGGAG AGTCGATGCTATATTTAGATGGAAAGCGACATTTCAATGCAGCGGTGCAAAGTAGAAATGGTCAGAGTCGCAGCTTGTAA
- the ACOT9 gene encoding acyl-coenzyme A thioesterase 9, mitochondrial isoform X2, which translates to MLLTFRLGVTCQMSRFLSRSLMTASTMYSKDRLPDMSEVRDKLREIVGVSTNWRDHVQAMEERKTLQSLLANRQEDLPPRRMKDSYIEVMLPLGSQPQLREKYLNVYSNVRFGRILEDLDSLGVLICYTHAKSESLRTSPLSIVTALVDKIDLRQQLISPDCDIKLTGHVSWVGKTSMEVKMHMLQLHGGVYSPVLEATFVMVARDPENRRPAFVNPLVPDGAEEEHLLKQGELNKHRRIEFSTASLLKMAPTAEERKTVHDMFLNTLDTKTVSFRSRVLPSNSVWMEDAKLKGLEICHPQQRNIFNRIFGGFLMRKAYELGWATACSYGGSRPYVVAVDDIMFQRPVEIGSLLFLSSQICYTENNYMQIRVHSEVSDPITREHHTTNIFHFTYMSDKDKEVPQIVPKTYGESMLYLDGKRHFNAAVQSRNGQSRSL; encoded by the exons aCTTGGTGTGACCTGTCAGATGTCACGATTTCTCAGTAGATCTCTGATGACAGCTAGCACAATGTACTCTAAGGACCGACTACCAGACATGAGTGAAG TGCGTGATAAACTGAGGGAAATAGTTGGAGTCTCTACAAACTGGAG AGATCATGTACAAGCCATGGAGGAAAGGAAGACTCTACAGTCCCTACTAGCCAACAGGCAAGAAGATCTTCCCCCACGCAGGATGAAGGACAGTTACATCGAAGTTATGTTGCCACTTGGTAGTCAGCCGCAGCTGAGGGAAAAATACCTGAATGTATACAGCAATGTCCG GTTTGGTAGAATACTTGAAGATCTGGACAGCTTGGGAG TTCTCATCTGTTACACTCACGCAAAGTCTGAATCCCTTCGCACGTCTCCTCTGTCAATAGTCACTGCCTTGGTGGACAAGATTG ATCTTCGTCAGCAATTAATTTCTCCTGACTGTGACATAAAGCTGACAGGCCATGTGTCCTGGGTTGGGAAAACATCAATGGAAGTTAAAATGCACATGTTACAg CTCCATGGTGGTGTTTACAGTCCAGTGCTAGAGGCAACCTTTGTTATGGTGGCCAGAGATCCCGAGAATAGGAG GCCAGCATTTGTTAATCCATTAGTTCCTGATGGAGCAGAAGAGGAACACCTTCTCAAGCAAGGAGAAT TGAACAAGCACAGGAGAATTGAATTCAGCACCGCATCATTACTGAAAATGGCTCCAACAGCAGAAGAACGGAAGACTGTACATGACATGTTTCTGAACACATTAGATACAAA GACAGTGAGCTTCAGAAGTCGTGTTTTGCCTTCTAATTCAGTGTGGATGGAAGATGCCAAACTCAAAGGCTTGGAAATCTGTCACCCTCAG CAAAGGAATATATTCAACAGAATCTTTGGTGGCTTTCTAATGAGGAAAGCATATGAATTGGGATGGGCTACTGCATGCTCCTATGG TGGTTCTAGACCTTATGTTGTAGCTGTTGATGACATCATGTTCCAGAGGCCGGTGGAGATTGGATCTTTACTGTTCCTGTCCTCTCAG ATATGTTACACAGAGAATAATTACATGCAGATCAGAGTACACAGCGAAGTATCGGATCCCATCACCAGAGAGCACCACACAACCAATATCTTCCACTTTACCTACATGTCAGATAAAGATAAAGAAGTGCCACAAATTGTTCCAAAGACATATGGAG AGTCGATGCTATATTTAGATGGAAAGCGACATTTCAATGCAGCGGTGCAAAGTAGAAATGGTCAGAGTCGCAGCTTGTAA